ATAAAAGGCCTAACTTGTTGCCCAAATTCCTCTTGTTGGGTCCTAAATTTGTCAGATATGGGCATTTCTGTGGAGTAAGAGACAGTAGGGCAAGTAAATGTCCGTTTAGAGGCGCCTCTCGGGAAAAGCTCGTTTTCGATTGCAAAAACTGCATATGTCAAACATTTTCGATATACTCCAGTCCGTTAGCAATGGCAGCGCATATTAAATCGTGTGGAGAAGATTTCGAAACGTCATTTGACGATTGCTGTTTACTGAAATAGTATAAAACTAGTGCTTACGTTTATATTTCTTCTATTTTTAAACTACCAACCCCATATTTTTCACGCCATTATATTGTTTACCGACCAACTTCTTGCATCTCTAACTTTATCTACAGGAATTTCTTCAGTGCTGTTATTCCTATCATCTGCTAAGACTTCATGTCCCATTCTTAACTTATCCCTTTGAGATTGCGAGAAATGACTCCAATTTTGCCTTTTCTCCAAGAACTCTTTCTTCCCAATCCTATCATAATTTGTGGTACCTATCGGAATGTTTTCTTGTGTCCTTTCCTGCGTTCGCAGATTTTCGTCAAGATCATTTGCGAAGAAATCGTTCTCGAGTTCGTTTAGTCTCAATGCTTGTAAATCTATTAGACATATTCCCTGCTCATTTTTCGCCCAACCATTACCGCCCTGCAAGATATCCTCAACGCATTCTCGAGGGGTGTATTCACCCGGTCTTGGATCCCACGGTAACTGAAATGTCTTCTGATATAAACTATCAACAAGCGGACCCATTGATGTGGAGATAGTGGTTGTTGGCATAGTCGGTGAGGTCACAGAACTGCCGAGGTTTGAAGATGGTTTCCCGTTACTTCCAGTCGGATGATTATTATCAGTACCGAAAATATGACGACTACCTTGTGGGGATCCTATAGAGCTTTGATATGCAGACGAATGTGAGGATCCAAGATCTGATGAATCATCTAGAATATCGCCAAATCCATTTCTAAAAGGCCCTGGCAATTGACCTGAAGTGAAGCTTCTCACAGCATTAAAGTCTCCATAATTTCCTCTCACTAATGACAGTTGCATTGTAACATTCAGAATTGAGTTTActtttgactttttcaaGAGAAATCTATTTGTAACCGGTTGTTCATCTTCTCTAACGTACTCTGCTATGTTCAGGCTCACTACACCGAGCAATAACTTGCCGGTAGTTCTTTGCGCATAAACATTGTTACTCACAGCTTCTACAACATGATTTTCAGCATGAGAATGGAGCCCACTCTTTCTTGGTTCTTTCCGCTGATGTTGTTCATTcataaattcaaaaataacCTCCAGAACCATAAATTTTGAGACCAAATCTCTATTCCGATCGACAAGTAATTTAACCTGAAGGGGCCTCTCAAATTCATAATTCCATCTTGCTCTGTGATTCTCAACTTTAACTTTTGGAGTCAGGCCATGACTTTGATTCATGACAGATTTTGTCTCACCGTTGGTGTCTACTACAGGGCTAGAAGTGCCAGTTCCCTCCTTTAGATTCCATTTGATATAGCAGTAGCCTGACGATTGCGGGATATTAATGAGCTCGTTTACACGCAGCTTGAGtagaaattttggttttctatttttACTCTTAGAGTTGAGTAGCTGCATTGTATGTTGTTGGTCAGATCCTAACCAAAGTTGGCGCCCCAGTCTTCTCCGTTCTTATGCGATTAAATGTCCTAAGTCATTCTTTCTTTATATCGCTATTTCTTCGCTGTTTGTAGCAGTTCGGAGGAATTAGAAAAACAGATGTTCAAAATGATTCACAAGGGCTTatctgaagaaaagagacaATATTGCCACAGTACAGACGATAGAGGTTGGTGGTCTGAAATCCGAGTGACTATGGATGCAGTGGAGGATAAAGAGGTATGGCGAGTAACATATCATGATAGGAAAGTCTTTTTAAAGTCTGCGAAGTTACATCATAGTATTCATGATTCTATGTTGCAGgagcagaaaaaaagagaaggaGGTGGGAAAAGGTGTATGAATACGCTACACGCCATTGTGGAAAGTCTGCAATACGATCATGTTATGGTAACTAATGAACTAGCATTCCACAAGAGTCTGTGGGATACCAAAATATATGAGGATGATCCTTCTAGTTTTCCTGTATCACACGTGCC
This Zygotorulaspora mrakii chromosome 5, complete sequence DNA region includes the following protein-coding sequences:
- a CDS encoding uncharacterized protein (similar to Saccharomyces cerevisiae YBL086C; ancestral locus Anc_7.414), producing the protein MQLLNSKSKNRKPKFLLKLRVNELINIPQSSGYCYIKWNLKEGTGTSSPVVDTNGETKSVMNQSHGLTPKVKVENHRARWNYEFERPLQVKLLVDRNRDLVSKFMVLEVIFEFMNEQHQRKEPRKSGLHSHAENHVVEAVSNNVYAQRTTGKLLLGVVSLNIAEYVREDEQPVTNRFLLKKSKVNSILNVTMQLSLVRGNYGDFNAVRSFTSGQLPGPFRNGFGDILDDSSDLGSSHSSAYQSSIGSPQGSRHIFGTDNNHPTGSNGKPSSNLGSSVTSPTMPTTTISTSMGPLVDSLYQKTFQLPWDPRPGEYTPRECVEDILQGGNGWAKNEQGICLIDLQALRLNELENDFFANDLDENLRTQERTQENIPIGTTNYDRIGKKEFLEKRQNWSHFSQSQRDKLRMGHEVLADDRNNSTEEIPVDKVRDARSWSVNNIMA